From the Solibacillus sp. FSL R5-0449 genome, one window contains:
- a CDS encoding DsbA family protein: MNNIQLLQQPVAPSTCNKPIELYIFIDPLCEKALSLQTTMRKLQVEYGHYFTCRYVLSTELAALNSMTSRMKGCVSGAELDITHPALPSIAIKAAELQGKRAGFRYLNKVQEVATLNTRNINSHATLIEIAQQVSLDMDEFVSDFGSKEAARAFQCDLYLTREMEVEEIPSIVFFNECIEDEGLKVSGSYNYEVYEHILAELLGEELIRQPVPALDELFDRFSTLTTAEVAEIYSINEQLAERELKKRMLQQKVERIMTDEITLWRAKERTTY; the protein is encoded by the coding sequence GTGAATAATATCCAACTTTTACAGCAACCTGTAGCACCCTCTACATGTAATAAACCGATTGAGCTTTATATTTTTATTGACCCTCTTTGCGAGAAAGCATTATCCCTACAAACAACAATGCGAAAACTGCAAGTAGAATACGGTCATTACTTTACATGTCGATATGTCCTTAGTACGGAACTCGCTGCCCTTAACAGCATGACGAGCCGGATGAAAGGCTGTGTTTCCGGAGCGGAATTGGATATTACACATCCAGCATTACCTTCAATCGCTATTAAAGCGGCCGAACTTCAAGGAAAGCGGGCAGGTTTCCGCTATTTAAACAAAGTCCAGGAAGTTGCAACACTTAATACACGCAATATCAATTCCCATGCGACATTAATTGAAATTGCACAGCAAGTCAGCCTGGATATGGATGAGTTCGTGTCCGACTTTGGTTCAAAAGAAGCAGCTCGTGCCTTCCAATGCGATTTATACTTAACTCGCGAAATGGAAGTTGAAGAAATACCAAGCATCGTATTTTTCAATGAGTGCATTGAGGATGAAGGCCTGAAAGTAAGCGGTTCTTATAATTATGAAGTTTACGAGCATATTTTAGCAGAGTTGCTTGGGGAAGAATTAATTCGCCAACCGGTTCCTGCATTAGACGAGTTATTCGATCGATTCAGCACCCTTACAACAGCTGAAGTTGCCGAAATCTACTCGATCAATGAGCAGCTGGCAGAACGCGAATTAAAGAAACGTATGCTTCAGCAAAAAGTAGAACGTATTATGACCGACGAAATTACACTTTGGCGTGCAAAAGAACGCACGACCTATTAA
- a CDS encoding lytic transglycosylase domain-containing protein — protein MDISSMKTLLELQAIQNLNTSNQSSSSVLSSSSTSTLFSDLMSDILDGQSLSSSLNGLGDVSTFQQLTDSSQTSNSQQNSAAQNYIASFLLNNSSNLTNLPGTFSSLSASNDTSTIEQYMTDFTRKTDVANFFAGAETYQAEITAAAKKYNIPEKLITSVIKQESNFNASATSAAGASGLMQLMPATARYLGVSDRFDPAQNIMGGAKYLRQMLDQFDNNVETALAAYNAGPGNVKKYGGIPPFQETQNYVKKIMNYMNV, from the coding sequence ATGGATATTTCATCAATGAAAACATTGCTCGAACTTCAGGCAATTCAAAATTTAAATACATCCAATCAGTCAAGCTCAAGTGTATTATCATCATCATCTACGTCGACTTTATTTTCCGACTTAATGAGCGACATTTTAGACGGACAATCTTTATCAAGTTCACTGAATGGACTCGGTGATGTGAGCACTTTCCAGCAGTTAACGGATTCATCACAAACTTCTAATTCGCAGCAAAACTCGGCTGCTCAAAACTATATCGCATCATTTTTGTTGAATAATTCATCGAACTTGACGAATTTACCAGGGACATTCAGCAGTCTCTCAGCAAGTAATGATACATCAACAATTGAACAGTATATGACGGATTTCACAAGAAAGACCGATGTTGCAAATTTCTTTGCCGGTGCTGAGACTTATCAAGCTGAAATAACTGCAGCTGCCAAGAAATATAATATACCTGAAAAACTGATCACTTCCGTTATTAAACAGGAGTCTAATTTTAATGCTTCTGCGACAAGTGCTGCAGGAGCATCCGGTTTAATGCAGCTTATGCCTGCAACAGCACGCTATTTAGGTGTGTCTGACCGTTTTGACCCTGCACAAAATATTATGGGCGGCGCAAAATATTTACGCCAAATGCTTGATCAGTTCGATAATAATGTGGAAACAGCGCTTGCTGCCTACAATGCGGGTCCCGGAAATGTAAAAAAATATGGGGGGATTCCTCCATTCCAAGAAACTCAAAATTATGTCAAAAAAATAATGAACTATATGAATGTGTGA